In a single window of the Lates calcarifer isolate ASB-BC8 linkage group LG1, TLL_Latcal_v3, whole genome shotgun sequence genome:
- the LOC108886891 gene encoding histamine N-methyltransferase-like isoform X1 yields MASPLKSLVNDDSRYQKSFQLFLERSSEHQCMQDFIHNKLPDILASIGNGKSHLNVIGVGSGAGEIDLEILSELHMKHPGVTVDNEVVEPSSQQLHNYRGTAFIVLVSQKPGLDYIKFTWNKMTASGFEEHWKVKNMTKKADFIHMIQMLYYVKDPGATINFFQSLLDKNGKLLIILVSGESGWGKLWRTYRNQLCNTEISQCVTTGDIKSFLDSRGVSYQSYELLSQMDITECFTEGDEKGELLLDFLTEVLDFSKTASPELKAGVMELLRHPDCSVESNGKVIFNNNLGVIVIDQVS; encoded by the exons ATGGCATCTCCACTGAAGAGTCTGGTTAATGATGATAGCAGGTACCAGAAATCCTTCCAGCTTTTTCTGGAGCGCTCATCCGAGCATCAGTGTATGCAGGACTTCATCCACAATAAGCTGCCAGACATACTGGCCAG CATTGGAAATGGAAAGTCTCATCTAAATGTCATAGGAGTTGGAAGTGGAGCTG GTGAGATTGACTTAGAGATACTCTCCGAGCTCCATATGAAGCACCCAGGGGTGACTGTGGATAACGAGGTGGTGGAGCCTAGCAGCCAGCAGCTACATAACTACAGAGGTACAGCCTTTATAG TTTTGGTGTCACAGAAACCAGGTTTAGACTACATCAAATTTACCTGGAACAAGATGACTGCCTCTGGGTTCGAGGAGCACtggaaagtgaaaaatatgacaaagaaagctGACTTCATTCACATGATACAG ATGCTGTACTATGTGAAGGATCCTGGAGCTACCATCAACTTCTTCCAGAGTCTCCTTGACAAGAATGGGAAGCTTCTTATCATTCTAGTGTCTG GGGAGAGCGGTTGGGGAAAGCTGTGGCGGACTTACAGGAACCAGCTTTGTAACACAGAAATAAGTCAGTGTGTGACCACTGGAGACATCAAAAGCTTCCTGGACTCCAGGGGGGTGAGCTACCAGAGCTATGAGCTGCTGTCTCAAATGGATATCACCGAGTGTTTCACTGAGGGGGATGAGAAGGGAGAGCTGCTGCTTGATTTTCTCACTGAGGTGCTGGACTTCAGTAAGACAGCCTCACCTGAGCTGAAAGCTGGTGTCATGGAGTTACTTCGACACCCAGACTGTAGTGTTGAGTCCAACGGCAAAGTTATCTTTAACAACAACCTTGGAGTGATAGTCATAGATCAGGTctcttaa
- the LOC108886891 gene encoding histamine N-methyltransferase-like isoform X2, giving the protein MASPLKSLVNDDSRYQKSFQLFLERSSEHQCMQDFIHNKLPDILASIGNGKSHLNVIGVGSGAGEIDLEILSELHMKHPGVTVDNEVVEPSSQQLHNYRVLVSQKPGLDYIKFTWNKMTASGFEEHWKVKNMTKKADFIHMIQMLYYVKDPGATINFFQSLLDKNGKLLIILVSGESGWGKLWRTYRNQLCNTEISQCVTTGDIKSFLDSRGVSYQSYELLSQMDITECFTEGDEKGELLLDFLTEVLDFSKTASPELKAGVMELLRHPDCSVESNGKVIFNNNLGVIVIDQVS; this is encoded by the exons ATGGCATCTCCACTGAAGAGTCTGGTTAATGATGATAGCAGGTACCAGAAATCCTTCCAGCTTTTTCTGGAGCGCTCATCCGAGCATCAGTGTATGCAGGACTTCATCCACAATAAGCTGCCAGACATACTGGCCAG CATTGGAAATGGAAAGTCTCATCTAAATGTCATAGGAGTTGGAAGTGGAGCTG GTGAGATTGACTTAGAGATACTCTCCGAGCTCCATATGAAGCACCCAGGGGTGACTGTGGATAACGAGGTGGTGGAGCCTAGCAGCCAGCAGCTACATAACTACAGAG TTTTGGTGTCACAGAAACCAGGTTTAGACTACATCAAATTTACCTGGAACAAGATGACTGCCTCTGGGTTCGAGGAGCACtggaaagtgaaaaatatgacaaagaaagctGACTTCATTCACATGATACAG ATGCTGTACTATGTGAAGGATCCTGGAGCTACCATCAACTTCTTCCAGAGTCTCCTTGACAAGAATGGGAAGCTTCTTATCATTCTAGTGTCTG GGGAGAGCGGTTGGGGAAAGCTGTGGCGGACTTACAGGAACCAGCTTTGTAACACAGAAATAAGTCAGTGTGTGACCACTGGAGACATCAAAAGCTTCCTGGACTCCAGGGGGGTGAGCTACCAGAGCTATGAGCTGCTGTCTCAAATGGATATCACCGAGTGTTTCACTGAGGGGGATGAGAAGGGAGAGCTGCTGCTTGATTTTCTCACTGAGGTGCTGGACTTCAGTAAGACAGCCTCACCTGAGCTGAAAGCTGGTGTCATGGAGTTACTTCGACACCCAGACTGTAGTGTTGAGTCCAACGGCAAAGTTATCTTTAACAACAACCTTGGAGTGATAGTCATAGATCAGGTctcttaa